A stretch of Aureispira sp. CCB-E DNA encodes these proteins:
- the rluF gene encoding 23S rRNA pseudouridine(2604) synthase RluF: MSDQSISLNKYISSTGICSRREADKWIEAGRVKINGQVAQKGNRVYEGDSVSIDNKALKSKPKLVYIALNKPPGITCTTDLKDKDNIIDFVNHPLRIFPIGRLDKPSSGLILLTNDGDIVNKILREENNHEKEYIVTTNRLITSDFIEKMSNGIPILNTTTKKCTVTKKGKKTFSIVLTQGLNRQIRRMCEYLGYKVITLKRVRIMNIHLGNLKPGLWRDLTKQEFDTLQKNL; this comes from the coding sequence ATGTCTGATCAATCTATAAGTTTAAACAAATATATTAGTAGTACGGGAATTTGCTCTCGACGTGAAGCCGACAAATGGATTGAGGCAGGACGTGTAAAAATAAATGGTCAAGTAGCCCAAAAAGGAAATCGAGTATACGAAGGTGACTCTGTGAGTATTGACAACAAAGCACTAAAGAGCAAACCCAAGTTGGTTTATATTGCGTTGAATAAACCGCCTGGCATTACGTGTACTACTGATTTAAAGGACAAAGATAATATCATTGATTTTGTTAACCATCCGCTCCGCATCTTCCCTATTGGGCGCTTAGACAAACCCTCTTCTGGTTTAATTTTATTGACAAATGATGGCGATATTGTTAATAAAATTCTACGTGAAGAGAATAACCATGAAAAAGAATACATCGTTACCACCAATCGTTTGATTACAAGTGATTTTATAGAAAAAATGAGCAATGGTATTCCTATTTTGAATACCACCACGAAAAAATGTACGGTTACCAAAAAAGGAAAAAAAACATTCTCTATTGTGCTTACGCAAGGTTTAAATCGTCAAATTAGGAGAATGTGCGAATATTTAGGATACAAGGTTATTACTCTAAAACGAGTTCGCATCATGAATATTCATTTGGGCAATTTAAAGCCTGGATTATGGCGCGACTTGACAAAACAAGAATTTGATACATTGCAAAAAAACTTGTAA
- a CDS encoding T9SS type A sorting domain-containing protein gives MSSTDVTCNDNGLVNASFNTGSYHFVWSNGIVDTNIGNSTAHNLNIGIHCVSITDLSTGCLDTFCVQVNLDTTAPGVQTNTTSISCFGAADGCVTIETINGTAPYTYVWDTVILGSQVTTSTNYTVCNLPPKLYTVTSTDAAGCNSVASFEVVSPSPLDIVVRDTVHPICGSNGRIEVEVFGGTGTLDYTWSTGDSTLVLENLAAGQYCMTATDANHCSTVLCLDLIQQQTLTATANLLRAIDCYGDSACIDVQVVGGSGNYTYTIHQPNLLSQTDSVFCYLPADTTPYQITIIDSNYNCMATTSILIAESSPLAATLVSSNGINCHGDSTGSITVAGTGGTVATDYTYDWSTGDSTPAISNLRANVPYCVTVTDDNGCFATVCHSLTEPNAALSLTIIEQSGISCHGGSDGVVEAIALGGTGGLSYIWDANVGSATSSLATGLGAGTYCVTVTDSLGCMLDRCITIGEPSALVATVVSSSGINCHGDSTGSITVAGTGGTVATDYTYDWSTGDSTPTISNLRANVPYCVTVTDDNGCFATVCHSLTEPNTALSLTIIEQSGISCHGGLDGVVEANALGGTGGLSYVWDANAGGGISNIVTGLGAGTYCVTVTDSLGCVLDRCITIGEPSPLILVVDSVNHVNCNGGCTGAIGVTGVGGVGGYAYSWSTGDSVATIINLCAGGYVVSMTDSNGCVVLDSVLLTEPLTPLSGGIVDNGDGTATAFAMGGTAGYTYQWGTLTGNQTTATATGLVHNGTYHLTITDANGCAVGASITVNIVGLESINNLTHFAIFPNPNDGRFRVEVAFSKSQTTTIRLTNVLGQIVKEHTYSASSFDLLLDLRDQASGVYLLTLEVDQQYQSQKVIIAK, from the coding sequence TTGTCTTCCACAGATGTGACTTGCAATGATAATGGACTGGTAAATGCTTCTTTTAATACAGGAAGTTATCATTTTGTGTGGTCCAATGGAATCGTAGATACCAATATTGGAAACAGTACTGCACATAATCTAAATATTGGAATCCATTGTGTAAGTATCACCGATTTGTCTACAGGATGTTTGGATACTTTTTGTGTACAAGTAAATCTTGATACGACAGCTCCTGGAGTCCAAACGAATACAACTTCTATTAGTTGTTTTGGAGCAGCTGATGGTTGTGTTACGATAGAAACAATCAATGGAACTGCTCCGTACACGTATGTATGGGATACCGTAATTCTTGGAAGCCAAGTAACAACTTCTACCAATTATACTGTCTGTAATTTGCCACCTAAATTATATACTGTCACCTCGACCGATGCCGCTGGATGCAATTCAGTAGCTAGTTTTGAGGTGGTAAGCCCAAGCCCTTTGGATATTGTAGTTAGAGATACCGTTCATCCTATATGTGGTAGTAATGGGCGAATTGAGGTAGAAGTGTTTGGAGGAACAGGAACACTAGATTATACTTGGTCTACGGGAGATAGTACCTTAGTACTAGAAAATCTAGCCGCTGGGCAATATTGTATGACAGCAACGGATGCTAATCATTGTTCAACCGTTCTTTGCTTAGATTTAATACAACAACAAACGTTAACAGCAACAGCAAATTTGCTTAGAGCTATAGACTGTTATGGTGATTCGGCTTGTATCGATGTGCAAGTTGTAGGCGGTTCGGGGAATTATACATATACAATTCATCAACCAAATCTATTGAGTCAGACAGATAGCGTATTCTGCTATTTACCAGCAGATACAACTCCTTACCAGATTACGATAATAGATAGTAATTACAATTGTATGGCGACCACAAGCATTTTAATAGCAGAATCAAGTCCTTTAGCCGCAACGCTTGTTAGTAGTAATGGGATTAATTGTCATGGTGATTCTACAGGAAGTATTACTGTGGCAGGAACTGGAGGAACAGTTGCAACAGATTATACTTATGATTGGAGTACAGGTGACAGTACGCCCGCAATCAGCAACTTACGAGCTAATGTGCCCTATTGTGTGACCGTGACCGATGATAATGGATGTTTTGCAACGGTTTGTCACAGCTTAACAGAACCTAATGCAGCCCTGTCTTTGACGATTATAGAGCAAAGTGGAATTAGTTGTCATGGTGGATCAGATGGGGTAGTGGAAGCAATTGCCTTGGGGGGTACAGGTGGTTTATCTTATATTTGGGATGCCAATGTGGGAAGTGCCACATCTAGTCTTGCGACAGGTTTGGGAGCTGGGACTTATTGTGTGACCGTAACGGATTCTTTAGGATGCATGCTTGACCGTTGTATTACAATCGGAGAGCCTAGTGCTTTAGTCGCAACGGTTGTTAGTAGTAGTGGAATTAATTGCCATGGCGATTCTACAGGAAGTATCACTGTGGCAGGAACTGGAGGAACAGTTGCAACAGATTATACTTATGATTGGAGTACAGGTGACAGCACACCCACAATCAGCAACTTACGAGCTAATGTGCCCTATTGTGTGACCGTGACCGATGATAATGGATGTTTTGCAACGGTTTGTCATAGCTTAACAGAACCTAATACAGCCCTGTCTTTGACGATAATAGAGCAAAGTGGAATTAGTTGTCATGGTGGATTAGATGGAGTAGTGGAAGCGAATGCTTTGGGAGGTACAGGTGGTTTATCTTATGTTTGGGATGCCAATGCAGGAGGAGGTATTTCTAATATTGTGACAGGCTTGGGAGCAGGGACTTATTGTGTGACCGTAACGGACTCTTTAGGATGTGTGCTTGATCGTTGTATTACAATTGGAGAACCTAGTCCATTGATACTAGTTGTTGATTCTGTCAATCATGTTAATTGTAATGGAGGATGCACTGGAGCCATAGGAGTTACAGGAGTAGGAGGTGTTGGTGGCTATGCTTACAGTTGGAGCACTGGGGATAGTGTTGCTACAATAATTAACTTATGTGCAGGAGGATATGTTGTTAGTATGACAGATTCCAATGGATGTGTAGTGTTAGACAGTGTACTGCTTACAGAACCACTGACTCCTTTGTCTGGTGGAATTGTAGATAATGGAGATGGAACTGCAACAGCATTTGCTATGGGAGGAACGGCAGGATATACCTATCAGTGGGGTACCTTGACAGGAAACCAAACGACAGCTACGGCAACGGGTTTAGTCCACAATGGGACGTATCACCTAACCATTACAGATGCAAATGGCTGTGCAGTAGGGGCGTCTATTACTGTTAATATTGTAGGACTAGAATCAATTAATAACCTAACCCACTTTGCTATTTTCCCAAATCCTAATGATGGACGTTTTAGGGTGGAAGTTGCTTTTTCTAAATCCCAAACGACTACTATACGTTTGACCAATGTATTGGGGCAAATAGTGAAAGAGCATACTTATTCTGCATCAAGTTTTGACTTGCTATTGGACTTGAGAGACCAAGCTAGTGGTGTATATTTATTGACACTTGAAGTCGACCAACAATATCAAAGTCAAAAAGTAATTATTGCAAAATAA
- a CDS encoding DEAD/DEAH box helicase, whose amino-acid sequence MTFEDLRIVPPILKALKAQGYTSPTPIQAQSIPILLRGKDLLGCAQTGTGKTAAFSIPVLQNIYLDQQNPPRKKGFRKIKALIVTPTRELAIQIGENFTAYARYTHIKNTVIFGGVKQGNQTQALKKGVDVLVATPGRLLDLMQQGFISLKHIEYFVLDEADHMLDMGFIHDIRKIIAKIPEKRQSLFFSATMPPAIVNLSQKILGDYDSVTIKPEQATAERVEQAVYFVSKSDKRKLLLHLLQSEPAQSVLVFSRTKFGADKIVRWLKKSDIKSAAIHGNKSQGARQRTLKEFKSGKIDVLVATDIAARGIDVDELSLVINYDLPNVSETYVHRIGRTGRASASGIALSFCDKDERTYLRDIEKLIKQDINVIEEHPYVEVVTDASPKKTHKPQGARSNRNKRSGSNKNFKHKKRNNYKKHRSSPSRKKG is encoded by the coding sequence ATGACATTTGAAGATTTAAGAATAGTTCCTCCCATACTAAAAGCACTAAAAGCCCAAGGTTATACTTCTCCAACCCCAATTCAAGCTCAATCTATCCCTATTTTATTACGAGGCAAGGACTTGCTAGGCTGTGCTCAAACAGGGACAGGAAAAACAGCAGCTTTTTCAATTCCCGTTTTGCAAAACATCTACCTTGATCAACAAAATCCCCCTCGAAAAAAAGGATTTAGAAAAATAAAAGCACTAATCGTCACTCCTACCAGAGAATTGGCGATTCAAATTGGCGAGAACTTTACAGCTTATGCTCGTTACACCCATATTAAGAATACGGTTATTTTTGGTGGTGTAAAGCAAGGCAATCAAACACAGGCTTTAAAAAAAGGGGTTGATGTTTTAGTCGCAACACCTGGACGTCTTTTGGATTTGATGCAACAGGGGTTTATTAGCCTAAAGCACATTGAGTATTTTGTTCTTGATGAAGCAGATCATATGCTAGATATGGGGTTTATACACGATATTCGAAAAATTATTGCCAAAATCCCTGAAAAACGTCAATCTCTTTTCTTCTCCGCAACCATGCCTCCTGCCATTGTCAATCTCTCTCAAAAAATACTTGGAGATTACGACAGTGTTACCATCAAACCTGAGCAAGCCACAGCAGAACGAGTAGAACAGGCGGTTTATTTTGTTAGTAAATCTGACAAACGAAAATTGCTACTTCATCTACTTCAATCAGAACCCGCTCAATCGGTTTTGGTGTTTTCTAGAACTAAGTTTGGAGCAGACAAAATTGTTCGCTGGCTCAAAAAATCGGATATTAAATCAGCAGCCATTCACGGCAATAAGTCGCAAGGGGCAAGACAACGAACACTCAAAGAGTTCAAAAGTGGTAAAATCGATGTTTTGGTGGCAACCGATATCGCTGCCCGTGGTATTGATGTAGATGAGTTGTCTTTGGTCATTAATTACGATTTGCCTAATGTGTCGGAAACTTATGTGCATAGAATTGGTCGGACAGGGCGCGCTAGTGCTAGTGGTATTGCGCTCTCTTTTTGTGATAAGGACGAACGCACGTATTTAAGAGATATTGAAAAATTAATTAAGCAAGATATTAACGTTATTGAAGAGCACCCTTATGTAGAAGTGGTCACGGATGCTAGTCCTAAAAAAACACACAAACCTCAAGGTGCTCGATCCAATCGAAACAAACGTTCTGGATCTAATAAGAACTTTAAACACAAAAAAAGAAATAACTACAAAAAACATCGTTCATCTCCTAGCAGAAAAAAAGGTTAA
- a CDS encoding trypsin-like peptidase domain-containing protein, with translation MKRIVFFLLFFCELSLGQTATSVLEDLTPSDGINAPLKVGDVIPTNFQTAHPYNPSGVADVIYEKEFYNKYSSYIKIYFKNFDLAPGDYVEITAVNTGETIIYAGRGKIIDQNMTMISDFWTQVLFDERVVVRLHSETGSNHYGFDITEVAYGYPQAQIDALLATKSICGTDDKEPVICYNGTTMYDKGRAVCRLLIGGGGLCTGWLLGCDGHVMTNEHCIGTAAEAANTDFMFNYQYTNCNGTGNSVSDLVATSATFIKTSAALDYTLVQLPVNPTSTYGYLSLSSSPPVVGDRIYIVGHPGGRRKEITVVTDQGGDANGNAIINQITATGARYFADTEGGSSGSPVLDFNSNLVVAIHNTGGCTNGSSGRSDQLIADIGLDMPNCGIDSSGGAIPVPCGTTITSFPYTEGFENTFGAWSQATTDDFDWTVLSGATVSTNTGPTAANEGSYYAYMEASAPNNPSKNALLLSPCFNLMGVTYPQVTFDYHMYGTTMGTLSLEVSTNGSTWTTLWTRTGNQGANWISDTVDLNAYTNETSLRIRFNGTTGSDFESDIAIDAFGISSGTPNCTIINTFPYNESFENTFGDWVQNTGDDFDWATLSGATQSSNTGPTTANDGNYYAYMEASAPNNPNKRAILESPCFDLTSVLFPELKFMYHMYGADMGELELEISTGGGTWVSVWSKVGDQGDGWLSATIDLSPYTNATDLRIRFNGVTGSSWGSDIAIDAVSIADVVYTCPTTTAIFPYNESFENTLGDWVQDSDDDLDWTIFSGATPSNNTGPTAANDGTYYIYVEATTPNFPSKTAIIETPCFNLTTITDPQMTFDYHMYGANMGRLDVQVKTATTNWNTLLTRINDYGDNWLSITLNLAAYANATDLKVRFKASTGSGFASDIAIDAFSIRSATVTTNISTTNPKDAFLKVAPNPFRDYLEVATNMQGISDYIITNVQGQNMQVGSIENKMIPVGNLAPGVYFISFTNGQEHITRKIVKH, from the coding sequence ATGAAAAGAATCGTATTTTTTTTACTCTTTTTTTGCGAATTATCTTTGGGACAAACTGCAACTTCAGTTTTAGAAGATTTAACTCCGTCAGATGGAATCAACGCACCACTAAAGGTGGGAGATGTTATTCCTACGAATTTTCAAACAGCGCATCCTTATAATCCTAGTGGGGTAGCAGATGTTATTTACGAAAAAGAATTTTACAACAAGTATTCTTCGTACATAAAAATTTATTTCAAAAATTTTGATCTAGCACCAGGAGACTATGTAGAGATAACTGCCGTGAATACTGGCGAAACCATTATATACGCAGGACGAGGTAAAATCATTGATCAGAATATGACAATGATTAGTGATTTTTGGACGCAAGTATTGTTTGACGAACGAGTTGTTGTTCGGTTGCATTCAGAAACAGGGTCGAATCACTATGGTTTTGATATTACAGAGGTTGCTTATGGGTACCCACAAGCACAAATAGATGCTTTATTAGCTACGAAGTCTATTTGTGGAACAGATGATAAAGAGCCTGTTATTTGTTATAATGGTACTACAATGTATGATAAAGGTAGAGCTGTTTGTCGCTTATTAATTGGCGGTGGAGGTCTTTGTACAGGATGGTTACTGGGCTGTGATGGACATGTGATGACGAACGAACATTGTATCGGGACAGCTGCAGAGGCTGCTAATACAGATTTTATGTTCAATTATCAATATACTAATTGTAATGGTACTGGAAATTCAGTGTCTGATCTTGTGGCAACTTCTGCTACATTTATAAAGACAAGTGCCGCGTTGGATTATACTCTAGTCCAGTTACCTGTAAACCCAACTTCAACATATGGCTATCTAAGTTTAAGTTCAAGCCCTCCGGTAGTTGGCGATCGTATCTATATAGTCGGACATCCAGGAGGTAGAAGAAAAGAAATCACGGTAGTAACAGACCAAGGAGGTGATGCGAATGGGAATGCTATTATCAATCAGATTACAGCAACAGGTGCCCGTTATTTTGCTGATACAGAAGGAGGAAGTTCGGGGTCTCCAGTTTTGGATTTTAATTCTAATTTAGTAGTTGCAATTCACAACACAGGAGGTTGTACCAATGGTTCTAGTGGTAGAAGTGATCAATTGATTGCCGATATTGGGCTTGATATGCCCAACTGTGGAATTGATAGTTCGGGTGGGGCAATTCCAGTCCCTTGTGGCACAACGATCACGAGTTTTCCTTATACAGAGGGCTTTGAGAATACATTTGGTGCTTGGTCACAAGCAACAACGGATGATTTTGACTGGACAGTTTTGTCAGGAGCAACAGTTTCGACCAATACAGGACCTACGGCAGCCAATGAAGGTAGTTATTATGCCTATATGGAAGCTTCTGCGCCCAACAACCCTAGCAAAAACGCTTTGTTGTTAAGCCCTTGCTTTAACTTGATGGGAGTTACTTATCCGCAGGTAACCTTTGATTATCACATGTATGGAACAACAATGGGAACCTTATCTTTAGAAGTGAGCACCAACGGTTCTACATGGACTACTTTGTGGACAAGAACGGGTAACCAAGGAGCGAATTGGATTTCAGATACAGTTGATTTGAATGCCTATACGAATGAAACTTCTTTGAGAATTCGTTTTAATGGCACGACAGGAAGCGATTTTGAATCAGATATTGCTATTGATGCATTTGGTATTAGTTCAGGAACGCCTAATTGCACAATTATAAATACTTTTCCTTACAACGAAAGCTTTGAAAATACATTTGGAGATTGGGTTCAAAATACGGGAGATGATTTTGATTGGGCTACACTTTCTGGTGCAACACAATCTTCGAATACAGGACCAACAACAGCCAATGATGGTAACTACTATGCTTACATGGAGGCTTCGGCACCTAATAATCCTAATAAGAGAGCTATATTAGAGAGTCCTTGTTTCGATTTGACTAGTGTTTTATTTCCTGAATTGAAATTTATGTATCATATGTACGGAGCAGATATGGGGGAGTTGGAGCTAGAAATAAGTACTGGTGGAGGAACATGGGTAAGTGTTTGGTCAAAAGTAGGCGATCAAGGCGATGGTTGGCTGTCGGCAACAATTGATTTGTCTCCGTATACCAATGCAACGGATTTGAGAATACGATTTAATGGGGTGACTGGTAGTTCTTGGGGTTCAGATATTGCTATTGATGCTGTATCAATTGCAGATGTTGTTTATACTTGCCCAACAACAACCGCGATCTTTCCTTATAATGAAAGTTTTGAAAATACCCTAGGCGATTGGGTACAAGATAGTGATGATGATTTGGATTGGACTATATTCTCTGGAGCAACACCGTCAAACAATACAGGACCAACAGCAGCTAACGATGGAACATACTATATTTATGTAGAAGCTACTACTCCTAACTTTCCTTCCAAAACAGCGATTATAGAAACCCCTTGTTTTAATCTGACAACCATAACAGATCCTCAAATGACCTTTGATTATCATATGTATGGGGCAAATATGGGAAGGTTAGATGTTCAAGTAAAAACGGCTACTACGAACTGGAATACTTTGTTGACTAGAATTAATGATTATGGAGACAACTGGTTGAGCATTACTCTTAATCTTGCTGCTTATGCTAATGCGACCGACTTGAAGGTTCGTTTTAAAGCTTCTACTGGAAGTGGTTTTGCTTCTGATATTGCGATTGATGCTTTTTCAATTCGTTCTGCAACGGTAACGACCAATATATCAACAACCAACCCAAAAGATGCCTTTTTGAAAGTTGCACCGAATCCATTTAGAGATTATTTAGAAGTTGCTACGAATATGCAAGGTATTTCTGATTATATTATAACCAATGTTCAAGGTCAAAATATGCAGGTTGGTTCAATAGAGAATAAAATGATACCAGTTGGTAATCTGGCACCTGGTGTTTATTTTATCAGTTTCACGAATGGTCAAGAGCATATTACTAGAAAGATAGTAAAACATTAA
- a CDS encoding FISUMP domain-containing protein has product MKNTNKILLLLILIPLFLVSCQENDTIDAYFYEGVNYNKLNGLNAESTWMYDVRDNEVYPIVELGGKYWMGENLRYDIESTQLNPNNPSKEYGRLYDWNTAKTACPKGWHLSSDSDWKALEEAMGMDPSDLSVLGARTLLKLSGLKSQTGWKNGDNGSNTASFSIFPSGRYESNAFQNLGDHAFFWTSTLNSTTEAISRYLFHRSDQINRAHINKTIHQSCRCVLN; this is encoded by the coding sequence ATGAAGAACACTAATAAAATCTTATTATTATTAATCCTTATACCCCTGTTTTTAGTAAGCTGTCAAGAGAATGATACCATTGATGCTTATTTTTATGAAGGGGTTAATTACAATAAGTTGAATGGTCTAAATGCCGAATCAACTTGGATGTACGATGTCAGAGACAATGAAGTGTATCCCATTGTAGAGTTAGGTGGAAAGTATTGGATGGGGGAAAATTTACGCTATGATATCGAATCGACTCAATTGAATCCCAACAACCCCAGTAAAGAATATGGGCGTTTGTATGATTGGAACACTGCAAAAACAGCTTGTCCCAAAGGATGGCATTTGTCTAGTGATTCTGACTGGAAAGCCTTGGAAGAGGCAATGGGAATGGATCCTTCTGATCTTTCTGTTTTAGGCGCAAGAACTTTGTTAAAATTATCGGGATTAAAATCTCAAACGGGCTGGAAAAATGGAGATAATGGGTCTAATACGGCCTCATTTTCTATCTTTCCTTCTGGTCGTTACGAATCCAATGCTTTTCAAAATTTAGGAGATCATGCGTTTTTCTGGACATCGACCCTAAATTCGACTACAGAAGCAATTAGTCGGTATCTTTTTCATCGTTCCGATCAAATTAATCGAGCACACATTAATAAAACCATTCACCAATCCTGTCGTTGTGTTTTAAATTAA
- a CDS encoding cold-shock protein: protein MNNGTVKFFNDSKGYGFITPDDGGRDVFVHANGLIDEIAQGDKVSYDIEDGRKGPNAVNVRVA from the coding sequence ATGAACAACGGAACAGTAAAATTCTTCAATGATTCTAAAGGATATGGATTCATTACTCCTGACGACGGAGGTAGAGATGTATTTGTCCATGCAAATGGATTAATTGACGAGATAGCACAAGGTGACAAAGTTAGCTATGATATCGAGGATGGTCGCAAAGGTCCTAATGCTGTAAATGTACGAGTAGCTTAG